CGAGCCATTACGGCAGTCGATACCTTATTGATGGACGACGTTATACCAATCCTCGATGGGGTTAATTTGGTGCGGTACGAAGATCCGCACTCTAATAGAACAATAGCTGACACGAAATTTGACGGGTgaatatttaatcatttttactcAAGGATACagcggtttgaattttttcatttctgcgCCCTGGAAATTGAGGGTCTCATCCATATTCCGCGATTACTTAACTGACTGGctataaaatgaaaagaaatacgTTGTCCAGCTAATTTCTTGACCGAGTTTAATGACCTATGAAATGTACTTGATattcaattaaatataaattaatttcgttCAGTTGAGGATTATTTCGACTGATTCAGTTCGATAatctattatatttttcaataatttaacGGTATCTTGCTGGACACAGGATACCGATAAATTGGTTGGACACGACATTTTCCGTTGCGGCGCGGTGAGGGTTCCATACATATACGGTTTAAATATTAATGCACTTTtcgaatatgaataaaaaataattttcttccaGAGATCAGACTAACAATGTGGAGGAGAATATCAGTCCTGAGAACGACAAAGTTTGGCAACGAGTAGTGATAAACAAACTTACACGATTATTTCGAACACACGTTTTGAAAATAGACGTCGACGAAGTTTCCAGAGCCACCGGACTCGTGCCGAGCAATACAGACGAAAAAAATGGGGCTAACATCAATCAAGGTAGCGCCAGAACAAAGCAATTTATTAAAGTTGATATCAAGGTTGATGACGATACGTATCGCTGATTTTCAGGCAGAAGACGTCGCCATAAAAACAGAAGCATGTTTCCCATGATGATGATGGGCTTTCTTTTCATGGGCTCGATACTAATCCCAATGGGATTTCAATTCCTTGCCGTACTCGGCGGCAAGGCGTTGATCCTGGCCAAAATGGCTTTGATACTGTCGAGCATTCAAGGTCTGAAGAAAATTGCCACCAGTGGAGTAAATTACGGATTGTATCACACGCCAACTGTGTCCGAGAGCTGGCACGACCGATCAACTCATCAAGAGATCAGACCGCCGATCGAACCGCCCTACCAAACCTACTTCCACGGGCGATCGAATCAGTAAAATAACGATCGGTCCATTATagttgttaaaaaaacaaaagaaaaaaagaaaaaaaaaacgaatcgcGGAAAATGTTCATCATACCTCTGTATAATCATCTTTTATAATTGATCATTGATCGACTCACGATAAATAGAATCGTATTTGATACACACGTGTGAATTTCGACGAAGCGATACAGAAAGTTCTGGATCAGATACCCGTCTCTAACTACCATCAAGCTGCTGACATTTGACAGGGTGTGATAAATAGA
Above is a genomic segment from Neodiprion pinetum isolate iyNeoPine1 chromosome 1, iyNeoPine1.2, whole genome shotgun sequence containing:
- the Osi23 gene encoding uncharacterized protein Osi23, with the translated sequence MTDPCTISVSSILKLCEMRLTAFKWALVIFCFVKTTSSQDDEFSRWADGIRAVLDGCPRMPWGNFDSREILPALRHCLQLRAITAVDTLLMDDVIPILDGVNLVRYEDPHSNRTIADTKFDGDQTNNVEENISPENDKVWQRVVINKLTRLFRTHVLKIDVDEVSRATGLVPSNTDEKNGANINQGRRRRHKNRSMFPMMMMGFLFMGSILIPMGFQFLAVLGGKALILAKMALILSSIQGLKKIATSGVNYGLYHTPTVSESWHDRSTHQEIRPPIEPPYQTYFHGRSNQ